AACATCGCCCTGAGCGACAATGAAATCGACGCCCTGGCGTCCTCCGGCCTGGCGGTTGCGAGCGTGGGCATGCACAACGTCCCATGGGACAACGTGGGAATCGACAACGAGGACGCGGCATGGAAAGCGACCAACCACCTGCTCGGCCTGGGGCACTGGGACCTTGCCATTCTCTCCGGGCGCGAACCGGGGGAACGCACCGTTGCCACGGCCACGGACCGGCTGAGAGGTTTCCAGCGGGCGCTTGCCGAGCACCACTTAACCGTGGACCCGGATCTGGTCATGGACGCCGGTTCGAGCATCGAAGGCGGCCGCCGGGCAATGACCGAGCTCATCGAAAACCGCAGGATGACCTCCGCGATCTTCGCCGGCTGCGACGAAACGGCCTTCGGTGCCCTCATGGCCCTGCGCGAGCTCGGTTTGTCAGCGCCGAAAAACGTGTCCATCATAGGGATAGACGATCATCAGATGAGTTGGTTCCTTGGACTGAGCACAATCGCCCAGCCGGTAGCCGATCAGGGCGCCTTCGCCGCCAACCTGCTGATCGAAGGACTCCAACGTCCGGGGCCGCTGAGTGCCCCCGCCAGCCACGTGCTGGATACCAAACTGATCGAACGCAAAACCGCACGACGGAAACGTTGAGTGAAAACGGTCAGTGCAAACGCTGAGCGCTAAACGCCAGCTTCGGCCGCCGACGCCCGACTCCGCCGGCCCGGCCCCAGGACCCGATGGTTCCGGTCCGCACCAAACCTGCAGTATCCATGCACTTCCCCTGCCGCCGTCTGAAAGGACACCGAGTACCGCATGACTGAGCTTTCCAACAGCACCACCGGTAACAGCACCACCTCAAGCTGGTCCGGCGCGTCCGCCATCCTCTTCGACCTCGACGGCGTACTCACGCCCACGGCGATCGTCCACGAACGCGCCTGGCAGGAACTGTTCGACGGCTACCTGCAGGACGTTCCCGAAGCGGACGCCTACCGCGAAAGCGACTACTTCGACCACATTGACGGCAAGCCCCGGTTCGACGGCGTCCGGGACTTCCTCGCCTCGCGCAGCATCGTGCTGCCCGAAGGCCCGGCGGACGACGATCCTGCCAATGACACCGTCCACGGCCTCGGCAACCGCAAGAACAAGGTCTTCAACGACATCGTTGAAGCCGGCGGCGTAGCACCCTACGAAGGCTCCGTGCGCTTCCTGGAAGCCGTGCTCTCACTGGGACTCAAGGTCGCCGTCGTCTCTTCCTCCCGGAATGCGCCGGCCGTA
Above is a window of Arthrobacter sp. FB24 DNA encoding:
- a CDS encoding LacI family DNA-binding transcriptional regulator, with protein sequence MTIQDVAALSGLSICTVSRALRGLPNVSETAHVKVADAATKLGYKASSAASRLAGGTTGSVAIIAPTATAWFFAQAVEAAEEVFADSGFDTVLISLRNTPSVHRKVFGDLDALAQRVDGVLLLNIALSDNEIDALASSGLAVASVGMHNVPWDNVGIDNEDAAWKATNHLLGLGHWDLAILSGREPGERTVATATDRLRGFQRALAEHHLTVDPDLVMDAGSSIEGGRRAMTELIENRRMTSAIFAGCDETAFGALMALRELGLSAPKNVSIIGIDDHQMSWFLGLSTIAQPVADQGAFAANLLIEGLQRPGPLSAPASHVLDTKLIERKTARRKR
- a CDS encoding HAD family hydrolase, with translation MTELSNSTTGNSTTSSWSGASAILFDLDGVLTPTAIVHERAWQELFDGYLQDVPEADAYRESDYFDHIDGKPRFDGVRDFLASRSIVLPEGPADDDPANDTVHGLGNRKNKVFNDIVEAGGVAPYEGSVRFLEAVLSLGLKVAVVSSSRNAPAVLQAAGLAHHFPVVVDGVAAAAAGLPGKPSPATYEHAAQLLNLPSEECVVVEDAVSGVQAGNAGTFHSVIGVDRGAGRQTLLDAGATLVVEDLNELL